Part of the Vigna radiata var. radiata cultivar VC1973A chromosome 11, Vradiata_ver6, whole genome shotgun sequence genome is shown below.
AACATCGTGTTTGCTGTTGGGATTGATTAAACTATTTAGAGTTTTATACATGATGATACTTTAGCTCTACAATACATTGCAAGAGACTGGTTGACATGTATTTTCTGTCTCATTTGCACAAACTACGcctaaaaaatttgtttaaagcTGTTCGAGATTATTCAGGGTTTGATGTAGTTGTGACAATCTATGAGAAGTTCTGGGCAGTTTCTAAGAACAAGTAATTGCTGGTAGAATTTGTAAATGATAGAAAAATCTCATGTGATGAGTATATCCctcatttgtaatattttaatattcgttTAGCATGTGACAATAGGATAAATCAGGTTGCAGAATATATAAGCACAGGGTTGTTCAGTTAGTGTAAAACAGtacttttttctaaaataataatcctgcttacataatattttatataaattgaataatacTTTTAAAGGTTTACTTAATGAAATTCTAGCATGCAGTGTGCCTACCATGAATTGATATTTAGTTTGGCATTAGGTACATCAAGTTTGATACATTCACTCCTGCAGCAGAGCGTGGGCTTCCAGTCACTAGAGTTATTAGTCGAATGGCTTTACAAGAAATCCTTGCTCGTGCAGTTGGGGAAGACTCCATTATGAATGAAAGTAAtgttgttgattttgttgatcATGGAGACAAGGTAATTACTTAAAGAAAGCTTTTAAGTTGAAGATTCTCCTCATATTGCTATCATAGGTGTTTTTGAAGGTTTTCTTTCAAGAACATGCAATGGAAATCTGGGGTTATTGAACAATGTTTGGTTTATAACTTGTGTCATTCTGCATTTGACATTAACAGGTAACTGTGGAGCTGGAGAATGGTCAGAAATATGATGGAGATCTCTTGGTTGGAGCAGATGGGATATGGTCCAAGGTCTTATTAATTTCTCTTTGATTATTTTTCCCTTGAAGAAATGAATGTTTACTTATCCAAATGCATCAGTGGAATTTTCAAAGTTGTTAATGGTAGACGTATCCTTCTAGAGAAAAGTTAGTCATATCATGTTTGATGTCTGCATGCCAACCTATTTTTCAGCTTTGTTCTTCCAAGTAGAATTTAGAAATGCTGAACTTTTTATGTCATTCTGTTCTGTAGAGAGTCTTTATGGTCATAACTCATGTACTCTTTCTTAACACAATCTTAAATGGTATTATTCTATGAATAGGTAAGGAATAAGTTATTTGGTGAAAGAGAAGCTACTTACTCTGGCTATACTTGTTACACTGGTGTTGCAGATTTTGTGCCTGCTGACATTGAATCTGTTGGGTAAGTTGGCGGTGAATAATGTCTCGTATGCCTTGGTGCCTCTTTTTTAGTGTTCTCTTTATCATGTTGAGAAGCTTACTTGAATTTCCCTGTTAAAGGTATCGAGTATTCTTAGGACATAAGCAATACTTTGTATCTTCGGATGTTGGTGGTGGAAAGACGCAATGGTATGCATTTCATCAAGAATCCGCTGGTGGTTCTGATATCCCCAATGGTAAGTGATCTTATTGTGTTTGAGATTTGACATCTGTCAGAGCACAGCTTCTCCTGTTGTTAAATTTCCTCGGTGCTCCATTTATAAGCAAGACATAACATACGAATGAGAAATGCTAACTTCACTCTCTCTAATGTATTCTTATAGACACTCTTACAGTAACTGTGGCACTGGAAATATAGAAATTTGGTGATggtgcaaagaaaaaaaagaagtgatCCTTATTTTTACATGATTGCTTCTGAAAACTGATAAGCTATCAAGTCTTACTTTTGAATTCTATCTGgcaggaaaaaagaaaaggttgctTAAGATGTTTGAGGGTTGGTGTGATAACGTAATTGATGTACTACTTGCCACAGAAGAAGAGGCGATTCTTAGAAGAGACATATATGACAGGACCCCAACATTTATATGGGGAAAGGGCCGTGTCACCTTGCTTGGTGATTCTATCCATGCCATGCAGCCAAATATGGGCCAAGGAGGATGCATGGCTATTGAGGTATAATTGATATATCTTAAATACTTGTTATAAAATTAGGGGGACTGTGTTTTTCATTAACTATTGTAGTTTTGAATTTCTGTTAAAATCTTTAGAGTTCTAACAatataaatctataaaaaaccagaaaaacTATCAGAAAACCTTATAACTCATGATATTCTTACATTGTCTTTTAAAATTCacaaagatttgtttttatttcacaaTAGTCTTTTAAAATCCAATCCAATGCACAGCTTGATAAATGAATGCTTGTCAACTTACATAGAGGAAATAAATAGAGTGGTGGAAATAGAAAAAGTGAATGAAAGTTGATGGAAATAAAGTAGAAAATAGAAGTATTTGATTGAAGAGATAGAGAGATGAATGAAAATGGGATAAGAATAGAGTGAAAAAGTATTAATGGGATCCTTTCTATTACCATACTATTTCACTCAACCAAACAACTTTGTTTTCTCTCTCCCGTGTTATTTCCATTAAACCAAGTGGTGAAGTAtgaattttatctttacttttcAGTTAGCTTCAGCAATTTCCTACATATTTAGACCTAATAAATATCACTGTCCAAGTCTTATGGGCTTCAGTGAAACATTATTTTACCTGTAGTTTTCATAACTTTAGCAGTCTCTTGACTTTGTCTTTATGCTTATTTTCCTTATAGCTGTTTAAAAAACTCTCCAACATGTATAAAATGAACATATTTCATACTAGTTGATGCAATGGACATCAACAAAGCCAAACTATCTATGGAACGCTCAAATGCTTAGGTTAAGTCTTTCTTATTActagtttcttttattattacagGACAGTTATCAACTCGCATTGGAATTAGGCAATGCATGGGAACAAAGTATCAAATCAGGCTCTCCAATTGATATTGATTCTTCCTTAAAAAGGTAACCAAACATGCTAATGAATACTGAATTTGAATCTAAAGCTACctcatttactttaattttggAACAAATGAGAGGGAGGCAAAGCACtaggaaatgaaaaataatgaaattttggACTTGATATGAACAGAGAAAGGCTTGCGTATGGAAGCATATACTCCAGTAGTAAATCTTAAATCTTTTTTACTGGCTCAGTATGTATCTTACCCTGTATTCCATTGTTGCTTTAAGctatgaaagagaaagaagattaAGAGTTGCCATTGTTCATGGAATGGCTAGAATGGCAGCTTTGATGGCTTCCACCTACAAGGCATATCTTGGTGTTGGTCTTGGACCATTTGAGGTACGAATTTCAGTTTTAAAATTGAGATACTGAAGAATATAGTGAAGGTGACTTATCAAACACAATCCTGTCCACAAATTTATGGTTACTCTCATTTGCAGTTTTTGACCAAGTTTCGGATACCGCATCCTGGAAGAGTTGGAGGAAGGTTTTTGATTGACAAGATGATGCCTTTGATGTTGAACTGGGTCTTAGGTGGCAATAGGTAATGATGAAAACCTGCATTTATTAGCTTTATAAATTTCATCATGATTTAGTGAAGTTTTTATATCTGGGGATATGCAACATAAACGTTAGAAATTTCAGCCAAGGGGTTATTTCTAGAAAAGGAAGGGATGCTCAAGAAACGGACAATAGTGAGAAATTGTTAAGTGTTTGCATCAGTAgctgtttaatttaaaatcccaaaatatcTGCTGATGAGTTTTGGCAAAGTATGTCAGGAGgacttagttttattttttcctatttttgttatttactaGCAGTTACAGGAAGTGGGGTAGTAGCTAAAGTTTAGGAAGTGTGTTACTTTTCTGTTGTCAGTTTTTATATCTAAGCAgattattattcaataaaatggTATCTTCCGTTTCACATTGTTTCTTAGTTACGTTTTAATCCTACAATTGGTATCACATAGCCGAATTATTCTTGAGGGACCTGGTgagttttaaagttaaaatatcaAATCTTAAACACGTTATTTAGGTAGAGGTCAAAATGCAATCTGATAATGAAACTGATTATTAGAGGCTTATCTAAATGCAAATAATCTTTGGGAGACTTGTTGAGGATGACTATAAGATTCCTCCATTATTAGACAATCGAACTCTtactcaaatcaataatcacaaGGAAAGCCAAAGGCAGAAATCAAATGGGAAGTCATGCTTATGCTCTGCTGCATCCCAGGCAATCTTTGCATAGATCATGAGATTAAAGTCCGCAAAGGCCATCTGGGATGTTCTTAAGGATTATGAAGGCAATGAGAAGTTCAGAGCGATGCAATTGCTGAATCTGATCAAGGACTTTGAAATGCAACGAGCAAAGGAGTTAGGAACAATTAAGAGTGATTGGAAGTGATTTTTCTTGACACAAGGATAGTTCAAAACATCCTTGCAACAATTCCTCAGAAGTTTGAATCCATCATTTCTTCTCTTGAACATTCTaaagatttgacaaatatttttgttaggtaTTATTAGATGTAATGCCATTTGTACTAATTATGAAATGGGTTTAGcccatatttttattatgttttttactataaatacaTTACTTGTGTATTGTTAGATCCTAATTTCTCATTAGTACATGATGAAAATGTAGATGATCCACCAGTTAGGCTGTTTTCATACATTTATGAAGGATGTATATTGTTTGGGCCTTAAAATTTTAGTGGACACTGCGATACAAGAGGAGCTTAAGATGATTGAAAAAACCAAACTTTGCAATTAATTATGG
Proteins encoded:
- the LOC106776942 gene encoding zeaxanthin epoxidase, chloroplastic isoform X2 yields the protein MEFLALAERGLPVTRVISRMALQEILARAVGEDSIMNESNVVDFVDHGDKVTVELENGQKYDGDLLVGADGIWSKVRNKLFGEREATYSGYTCYTGVADFVPADIESVGYRVFLGHKQYFVSSDVGGGKTQWYAFHQESAGGSDIPNGKKKRLLKMFEGWCDNVIDVLLATEEEAILRRDIYDRTPTFIWGKGRVTLLGDSIHAMQPNMGQGGCMAIEDSYQLALELGNAWEQSIKSGSPIDIDSSLKSYERERRLRVAIVHGMARMAALMASTYKAYLGVGLGPFEFLTKFRIPHPGRVGGRFLIDKMMPLMLNWVLGGNSSKLEGRPICCRLSDKANDQLQTWFEDNDALERAINGEWILLPCDEAGSIKPISLSQDEMKPCMIGSSQHEDHPGSSIIIPLPKVSPLHARINYKDGAFFLTDLRSVHGTWITDNEGRRYRIHSNYPSRVRPSDVIEFGSDKASFRVKVTRSAPRESEKKGTKLYQKE
- the LOC106776942 gene encoding zeaxanthin epoxidase, chloroplastic isoform X3, whose amino-acid sequence is MALQEILARAVGEDSIMNESNVVDFVDHGDKVTVELENGQKYDGDLLVGADGIWSKVRNKLFGEREATYSGYTCYTGVADFVPADIESVGYRVFLGHKQYFVSSDVGGGKTQWYAFHQESAGGSDIPNGKKKRLLKMFEGWCDNVIDVLLATEEEAILRRDIYDRTPTFIWGKGRVTLLGDSIHAMQPNMGQGGCMAIEDSYQLALELGNAWEQSIKSGSPIDIDSSLKSYERERRLRVAIVHGMARMAALMASTYKAYLGVGLGPFEFLTKFRIPHPGRVGGRFLIDKMMPLMLNWVLGGNSSKLEGRPICCRLSDKANDQLQTWFEDNDALERAINGEWILLPCDEAGSIKPISLSQDEMKPCMIGSSQHEDHPGSSIIIPLPKVSPLHARINYKDGAFFLTDLRSVHGTWITDNEGRRYRIHSNYPSRVRPSDVIEFGSDKASFRVKVTRSAPRESEKKGTKLYQKE